From the Tenacibaculum dicentrarchi genome, the window TCTTGTTTTAAAACTTCTTTTTCCTACCGATAATTTTATCGCTCTTACTTTTGAGTTTGTAATATAAAGCACCTCATTTTTTATAACCGCATATAAATTAATAGGTAATTTTGCTTTTTTAACATCCAATTCAAAAACATTTTTTGCTCCTTTTACTAGCTTGTGCTTTTGCCCTAATTTGAATAATTTTGTTAGTAATTTTTCTTCTTTTGAGCCCATCATAAAAGTAAAATCGGGCATTAATGTTTCTTTTGTTTTAGTTATTTCTTTACGTTTATAATTGTCATCATATTTATATGATTTATAAGATACTTGTTTTTTTTCAAAACCATTTAATACAAATAAAGCATCGCCAGTAACTAAGCTTGCCATTGCTTTTTCATCTATAATTAATGATAATACATCGCCAACAAGGCTAATTTCTTGACTAAATTTCGGAAACATTCCGCCATACATTTTGTCGACCATTGCCGGATATTCTAGCAATAATTGTTCGGTATTTATAGAAACACTCCAAAAAGCCAAGGCATTATCATGATTAAAACTATTAATTAGAGTGCTGTTCATTTTTTGATTATAAATCTTTTTGAACGATTTTTTCATGTCATCGCTAACAGTCATTTCTAATAATAAATTGGCATTTTTTTTATTAAAAAACAGATTAGCTGTTACCGTTTCTACTCCGTTTATATTTTCACCGTTTTGAGGCATTAATGAAGCTATTGATGTTTTTAAACCTCTTCCTAAAGAGCCAATTACATCGGCTATTAATTCACCATAATTACGCACCCAAAGTGTTGCAACAGCATTTCTTTTTTTCGCCTTTTGAAAGCTTGGATTTACCGCAATTGAAGTTAATAAACCATTAGTTGCTATTGAAAATCCTTTTTGTAAAATCCATTGTTTTGACAGGGATTTTTTTACAGCATACATCGATTGTCCTTCTTCTTTTAGTTTTTCAAAACGCTCGGTATGTTGCTTAAAATACCTACGGTGTTTATCACCTTTTACAAAAACAAGAAACTCATTATTCCAAAGCATTAATTCGCTATTTTTTTGAATATAACTGTATCCTTGTTCTTTTTTAATTTTCTTTAAATCTCTTGATTTCAACATAGCTTGATAACGAGCTTTATCGTTGATTTTCACTAAAAATGTATGGTATGAAATACTATCAGTTCTTTCAAAAAAGTAATATGCGTTTGATTTTATAGCAATTCCTGCGCCACCCACTGAGCTTATTTTATCTTCTCTTTTTCGATTAATAACTTTTAACATTTCTTCGCCTAAAAAACTGTTGTCTATTTCTGAAATGTTTATTAATTTGAATAAATTATCAGCATCGGCAACGACTACAATATCGGAAGTATTGGGAATTTTGTTTTCTAATTTTTGAGCCTGTAAAGCAACAAATATGTTTATAAATAGTAGGGTAGCAATTAGTTTTTTCATGGTTATTTTTAATTTTTTCAAGTTTAGTTTAGCGTTTATTTTAGTAGTTTAATATTATTTTTTATCGTTTGTTTATTGTTAATGATTTCTTGAGCATTTACACGTAAAAACACTGCTTTTTTACTTTTTGATATTTTAGCAAGTTTATTTGAGTACGATTTTACAGGCGTTTCAAAACGATACACACTGGTGTAACTAGCAGTTTCAAAAACTTTTCTATCCTGCATTTTTGTTTTCTGAAACTCTTTTCCGATATTAAAATGATGACTTCGGATGAAGGTTTTACGTATTTTATCGTACTTAAAATGAGGTTTTTTTTGTAGTGCTAATGCGTCCTTTTTATTACTAAAAGTTGCTAAAACACTGTTAAGTGCTTTTGCAGTATCAAAATTACAAGAAATACTTAAAATAAAATCATCAAAATTTAAGCTATTTTTTACTTGGTGAATCCCTTGAATAGTTTTCATTTTTTTTACAATAACAGCTACTTTTTTTTGAATTGTTACTTTCGATGGAACTTTATATCCGTTTATACTGTCTAATAATAATATAGAGGCTATTTTGGTTTTACTTTTACTTAAATTTAATGTAAATGTAGCTGTTCCTGAGCCATCTTTTTGAAAAGATATTTCTTCTACAAACTCAAAACAACTTGTAAATAACAACATCGAAATTATTGATAAAAACAACAATCGTATTTTATACATAACTTTTTTTAATTGCGAAAATAATAAAAAACAGTATTCAAAAACCTTAGTATTTATTAAAACAGTATTTTTAAACGTTTATACAATTTTTTATGTAACAATTTTAAAAAGAAGCAAAAATGCCTAGCCCCGATTGAAGCATTTGTTTGAGCTCCTTTTTTTGATTTTTTCTTCAAAAAAAGAGCGAGTGCGAAAAGCGGGAAATTGCTTCAAATAATTTTTAATAAAAACAGTAACAATCTTCTTTTAACATAAAATAAGCATAGGGTATTACCTTGTTGTATTCACTATTTTTAATTGCCCTGCATATATGGTATATTATTTTGATAAATCAGACACAAAAACAACTTAATAATTATTAAAATAAGTGTTAACTTTGTTCCGTAAAGTAATCTTTTGATTCTTTTACTTTATGAAAAATTTATATCGGCTAATTAAAGGCTTTTATGCTATTTTTCATTTTTAAATAAGATTTTTTTTAACATACAAACAACATACTAAAATGGCAAGAGGATTTTTTAAAGTTCCAGAAGCAGTAAACGAACCTGTAAAAGGATACGCTCCTGGTTCTCCAGAAAGAGAAGAGTTATTAGCTACTTACAAAGCGATGTATAATAGCAATATTGATGTGCCAATGCATATTAATGGTGAAGAAGTTAGAACTGGAAACACTAAAAATATTACACCTCCACACGATCATAAACACGTGGTTGGGCAATATCATACAGCAGATAAATCGCACGTAGATACTGCTATTAGTACTGCTTTAGCTGCAAGACAAGAATGGTCTAGTACTTGTTGGACTGAGCGTGCTTCTATTTTCTTAAAGGCTGCTGAATTATTAGCTGGTCCTTATAGAGCAAGAATGAATGCTGCAACTATGATTGCTCAATCTAAAAACGTTCACCAAGCTGAAATTGATGCAGCTTGTGAAATGATTGACTTTTTCCGTTTTAATGTACAGTATATGACTGATATCTTTAAAGATCAGCCATCTTCTGCACCTGGAATTTGGAACAGAGTTGAATACAGACCATTAGAAGGTTTTGTATATGCAATTTCTCCTTTTAACTTTACGTCTATTGCAGCTAACTTACCTGCAGCAGCTGCCTTAATGGGTAACGTTGTTGTTTGGAAGCCATCTGACCATCAAGCATATTCTGCACAAGTAATTGTAGATTTATTTAAAGAAGCTGGTTTACCTGACGGTGTAATTAACGTTGTATATGGTGATCCTGTTATGATTTCTGATACTGTATTAGCTTCTCCTGATTTCTCTGGATTACACTTTACAGGTTCAACTCATGTTTTCAAAAACTTATGGAAACAAATTGGAAATAACATCCATACTTACAAAACATACCCAAGAATTGTTGGAGAAACTGGTGGAAAAGATTTTATCTGGGCTCACAATTCATCAAACCCTTTACAAGTTGCTACTGCAATAACTAGAGGTTCTTTTGAGTACCAAGGTCAAAAATGTTCTGCGGCTTCACGTGCTTACATTCCTGCTTCTATGTGGGAAGAAGTTAAAGGTCATTTAATTGCGCAAACTAGCGAAATTAAAATGGGTTCTCCTGAAGATACTAGCAACTTTGTTAACGCTGTTATTCATGAAGGTTCTTTTGATAAAATAGCTAGTTTTATTGATGCTGCTAAAGCTGATGCAGATGCTGAAGTTATTATTGGTGGAAACCACGATAAATCGGTAGGATACTTTATTGAGCCTACTGTAATCGTTGCTAAATCGCCTACTTATGCAACTATGACAACTGAATTATTCGGTCCTGTTATGACTGTTTTTGTATACGAAGATGCTGAATGGGAAGCTTCATTAAAATTAGTTGATGAATCTACTGAATACGCATTAACTGGTGCTATCTTTTCTACTGATAGATACATTGTTGAAAAAGCTTCTAAAGCTTTAGAAAACGCTGCTGGAAACTTCTATATTAACGATAAGCCAACTGGTGCTGTTGTAGGACAACAACCTTTTGGTGGTGGTAGAGCTTCTGGAACAAATGATAAAGCAGGTTCTGCTCAAAACTTATTACGTTGGACTTCTGTTCGTTTAATTAAGGAAACTCTTGTATCTCCTTCTAGTTACAAGTATCCTTTCTTAGGATAAGAATCAAATAATATTATTTTAAAACCTCATCAAATTTTGATGGGGTTTTTTTATGCAAAATATTTATGACTGTCAAGAAATATTTTTTTTATTTAATTAAAATTATTTTCTAGTAGTTTTGTTTTCTACATTTAAAAAAATGTTTTTTAATAAAATGAACTACCAAAAAATAATACAAGAAATATTTTCAACTGTTGATACTATTGAAAATAAAGGAGCATTAGCTTCTTATATACCTGAACTAGCAAACTTAAATCCTAATAAATTTGGTGTTCATATTTCTACAACCAATAATATAAAATATGGAATAGGTAATTATCAAGAAAAATTTTCTATTCAAAGTATTGCTAAAGTTTTATCACTTTGTTTAGCTTACAAAATACTTGACGGAGATTTATGGAACAGACTTGGAGTTGAACCTTCAGGAAATCCTTTTAACTCGCTTCTTCAACTAGAAAATGACAACGGAATACCTCGGAATCCTTTTATTAATGCAGGAGCAATTGTTATTTCAGATGTTCTTATTAGTAATTTAAAAAATCCTAAAGAAGATTTATTAGCATTTATTAAAAGTCTTTCTGGCAATAATGATATTAATTATTCTGCTAAAATTGCGGCTTCCGAAAAATCTGTAGGTTATAGAAATGTAGCCCTTTGTAATTTTATAAAATCCTTCGGAAATATTAAAAATGAACCTAGTAAAGTTCTCGATTTTTATTTTGACTTATGTTCGTTAGAATTAAGCTGTGAGCATTTATCTGATTTATTTTTGTTTTTAGCCAATAACGGAAAAGCTCCACATAATGGAAAACAAATATTAAGCAAAAGTCAATCAAAAAGAATCAATGCTTTAATGCAAACTTGCGGATTTTATGATGAGTCTGGGCAGTTTGCTTTTAAAGTAGGTTTAGCAGGAAAAAGTGGTGTTGGTGGTGGTATTGTTGCTATACTTCCAAATGAATATAGTATTGTTGTTTGGAGTCCTAAATTGAATGAAAAAGGAAATTCTTACAAAGGAATGAAGTTTTTAGAGCATTTTACTACTTTATCAGAACAATCTATTTTTTAAAATAAAAGAGATTATAATCTAAAATCGAAACAATCCGATATCATTACATTTAAGTTATCTTTGCAAAAAAAATAATCAATGAAGTTTACAGATTTACATCTTAATACCGATATTTTAAAAGCTCTTAGTAAAGAAAAATATCACACAGCTACGTTAGTACAACAAAAAGTAATTCCGTTAGTACTAAATAAAAAAGATGTAATTGTTGGGTCGCAAACAGGGTCGGGTAAAACAGCCGCTTTTGCTTTACCAATTATCAATAATTTACTAGAAAAACAAGATTCTGAAAAAACTCAAAAGAAAATTAAAGCCTTAATTGTTAGTCCTACTAGAGAGCTAGCAATACAAATTGAACAAAGCTTTAATACTTACGCTAAACATACAAATATTATTACAGGAGTTGTATATGGTGGAATATCAACCAAAGCACAAAAAGAAGTTTTAGCCAAAGGAATTGATGTTTTAGTAGCAACACCTGGGCGTTTAATCGATTTACACGAACAAGGTAGTGTAGATTTAAGACTCTTAAAAACGTTTGTTTTAGATGAAGCTGATTTAATGCTAGACATGGGATTTATCAATGATGTAAAAAGAATTGAAGAACTTTGTCCTCGTAAAAAGCAAACCTTATTATTTTCGGCTACAATGCCCGAAAAAGTGAGTGAACTGGCTAAAGAAATGCTTTATAATCCTGAAACAATAAATGTTACCCCGACTAACAATACTGTTAATAAAATAGGGCAATTATTATATTATACACCTAAAAAACATAAAGTAGATTTATGTTTACATTTATTACGCAACACAATACAAGGGCGTATTATTATTTTTAGACGTACAAAATACGGAGTTGATAAATTAGAGCAAACTCTTATTAAAAACGGATACAAAGTAACAAGTGTTCACGGAGATAAAACTCAAATTTTACGTAATAAAGCAATTGAAGACTTCAAAAGCAATAAAGCAAATATTTTAATTGCTACCGATGTTGCCGCTCGTGGTATTGATATTCATAAAATTGATGCCGTAATTAATGTTGATATTCCTAATGTTCCTGAAACTTACGTTCACAGAATTGGTAGAACTGGTAGAGCAGGAAAATCGGGAATTGCATTTTCATTATGTGGCGCCGATGAAACTAGCTACATAAAAGGTATTCAAGAATTATTAAAAAGACCAATTAAAGTTATTGAAGATCACCCTTTTTTATTAGTAAAACCTAAGCATAAAAAACAACCAAATACCATTAGTAAAAACAAAAAAGGACGAAAATCTGAAGCTTCTAAAAAGAAGAAAAAACGTTGGTATTAAATCAATATTTTTATAAAATTAAAACCTCTTCAACTTATTTGAAGAGGTTTTCTTTTTTTATCAAAAATTAATAAATATTTTTTGAAGCAATTTCCCGCTTTCCGCACTCGCTTTTTTTTGAAGAAAAATCAAAAAAAGAGCTCAAACAATTGCTTCAATCGGGGCTAGGCATTTTTACAAACTTGTTTATTTTGTTTAAAAAATTATTAATTTTATCTATCAATTTTAAAACACAATTATTATGAATATAACCTTATCCGAAGCAAAAAAAGTAATCGATACTGCAACTTTAAAAGCAGTAGCTTTAAATACAAAAATGAGTATTTCAGTTGTAGATGCTGGAGCTAGTTTAGTAGCTTTTGAACGTATGGATGGTGCTTTTATTGGTCCTATTGATATTGCTATGAAAAAAGCTAAAACAGCCGCTTTATTTGGAAAAGATACTAGTATTCTTGGCGAATTATCGCAACCTGGAGCTCCTTTATATAATATTGAACATTCTAATAATGGATTGATTACTTTTGCTGGTGGCGTTCCTATAAAAAATAAAGACGGAATTATTATTGGCGCTATTGGTGTTAGTGGTAGCACGGTGGAAAATGATTTTCAAGTAGCACAAGCGGGTGTAAATTCTATTTTAGAATAGATATTTTTTTAAAAGAAATAGCCTTAATTCTTTTTTAATCAAATATTAATCGTAATATTGCAATATACTTATTAAATGTAAAAAATGGGACTTACAAAATCAGAAATATTTACATCCGAACAAAACAACCTTGCTAACATTGCAAAAGTACTTGGACATCCTGCTCGTATTGCTATTTTACAACATCTTTTTAAAATTAATTCCTGTGTTTGTGGTGATTTAGTAAATGAAATAGGATTGGCACAACCTACTATTTCTCAGCATTTAAAAGAATTAAAAAATGCCAAACTTATCAAAGGAAATATATCAGGAACAAGTGTTTGTTATTGTATCGACAAAGAAAATTGGACGCAAATTAAAAATTTATTA encodes:
- a CDS encoding GlcG/HbpS family heme-binding protein, with amino-acid sequence MNITLSEAKKVIDTATLKAVALNTKMSISVVDAGASLVAFERMDGAFIGPIDIAMKKAKTAALFGKDTSILGELSQPGAPLYNIEHSNNGLITFAGGVPIKNKDGIIIGAIGVSGSTVENDFQVAQAGVNSILE
- a CDS encoding DEAD/DEAH box helicase, which gives rise to MKFTDLHLNTDILKALSKEKYHTATLVQQKVIPLVLNKKDVIVGSQTGSGKTAAFALPIINNLLEKQDSEKTQKKIKALIVSPTRELAIQIEQSFNTYAKHTNIITGVVYGGISTKAQKEVLAKGIDVLVATPGRLIDLHEQGSVDLRLLKTFVLDEADLMLDMGFINDVKRIEELCPRKKQTLLFSATMPEKVSELAKEMLYNPETINVTPTNNTVNKIGQLLYYTPKKHKVDLCLHLLRNTIQGRIIIFRRTKYGVDKLEQTLIKNGYKVTSVHGDKTQILRNKAIEDFKSNKANILIATDVAARGIDIHKIDAVINVDIPNVPETYVHRIGRTGRAGKSGIAFSLCGADETSYIKGIQELLKRPIKVIEDHPFLLVKPKHKKQPNTISKNKKGRKSEASKKKKKRWY
- the pruA gene encoding L-glutamate gamma-semialdehyde dehydrogenase, with the translated sequence MARGFFKVPEAVNEPVKGYAPGSPEREELLATYKAMYNSNIDVPMHINGEEVRTGNTKNITPPHDHKHVVGQYHTADKSHVDTAISTALAARQEWSSTCWTERASIFLKAAELLAGPYRARMNAATMIAQSKNVHQAEIDAACEMIDFFRFNVQYMTDIFKDQPSSAPGIWNRVEYRPLEGFVYAISPFNFTSIAANLPAAAALMGNVVVWKPSDHQAYSAQVIVDLFKEAGLPDGVINVVYGDPVMISDTVLASPDFSGLHFTGSTHVFKNLWKQIGNNIHTYKTYPRIVGETGGKDFIWAHNSSNPLQVATAITRGSFEYQGQKCSAASRAYIPASMWEEVKGHLIAQTSEIKMGSPEDTSNFVNAVIHEGSFDKIASFIDAAKADADAEVIIGGNHDKSVGYFIEPTVIVAKSPTYATMTTELFGPVMTVFVYEDAEWEASLKLVDESTEYALTGAIFSTDRYIVEKASKALENAAGNFYINDKPTGAVVGQQPFGGGRASGTNDKAGSAQNLLRWTSVRLIKETLVSPSSYKYPFLG
- a CDS encoding ArsR/SmtB family transcription factor — translated: MGLTKSEIFTSEQNNLANIAKVLGHPARIAILQHLFKINSCVCGDLVNEIGLAQPTISQHLKELKNAKLIKGNISGTSVCYCIDKENWTQIKNLLNSFLNLDENQNNCC
- a CDS encoding glutaminase, with translation MNYQKIIQEIFSTVDTIENKGALASYIPELANLNPNKFGVHISTTNNIKYGIGNYQEKFSIQSIAKVLSLCLAYKILDGDLWNRLGVEPSGNPFNSLLQLENDNGIPRNPFINAGAIVISDVLISNLKNPKEDLLAFIKSLSGNNDINYSAKIAASEKSVGYRNVALCNFIKSFGNIKNEPSKVLDFYFDLCSLELSCEHLSDLFLFLANNGKAPHNGKQILSKSQSKRINALMQTCGFYDESGQFAFKVGLAGKSGVGGGIVAILPNEYSIVVWSPKLNEKGNSYKGMKFLEHFTTLSEQSIF